ACACCTGCGATGTGCCCTCGCCCAAACTCCGAAAGGTAGATTCCAGTAAACATCCCCAACGGAACTCCAATGGCGGTGGCGATGCCCACTATGACAAGCGTCCCCTCAATGGCTGGTAGCACACCACCACCCGTCTCACCTTCAGGTGCGGGCGGCTGGGTGAAGAAATTCAGATTCAGGGAGCCAATGCCGAGCCGGGCCACATAGACAATCAAATAGCCGAGAAAGAACATGGCTGCGACGGCAAACAGGGTTGTCAGTCCCACCACGAGATAATTGGCGATCTGACGACGCACATGCAGCACCGCGCTATCCGGCTGAAAGGGGTGTGTGGGTGTTTTCATACGACCAACCCCCCAACACGCTCGCGTCCAAGCCGGGAAATTAACAGGCGAGCGAGGATATTGACAATCAGGGTAATCAGGAGCAGAAGCAAGCCCGCTTCCAGCACGGCAGATTGGAAGATGCCGGGCGTGGCCTCGCCGAACTGATTGGCAATGACGCTCGAAAGCGTATAGCCAGTATCAAAGAGATGTAAGCTGGGATTCGACGCCTGATTGCCGATCACCAGAGTCACAGCAATGGTCTCGCCCAACGCCCGTCCCAACGCTAGTATCGCCCCGCCAGCGATGCCTGCGCGTGAGAAGGGCAGCACCGCATAGCGAAGAACCTCCCAACGGGTTGCTCCTAGCGCCAGCAGCCCTTCGCGCTGCGACTTAGGGGCGACGAGCATCACCTCGCGGCTGATTGCCGTGATAATCGGCAAGATCATCACGATAAGCAAGAGGCCCGCTGCCAAAATACTATACCCATGAATATCTCCCTGGAAGATGGGGAGAAACCCAAGATACTTTTTGAGCCAGGGCTGTCCGGTAAGCTGGAGCCAGGGTACCATCACAACGGCTCCCCACAGTCCCAGGACAATGCTGGGAATCGCCGCCAGCAAATCGACGATGAACCCCAGCGGCGCACGCAGCGGGCGTGGACAGAAATCGACCAGAAAGATTGCCGTTCCCACGCCGAGAGGCACGGCAAAGATCAGCGCGAAGAGTGAGGTTTCTATGGTACCAAACAACGCTGGGCGCACGCCAAAGGTGTTATGCACTGGATCGAAGGCTTCATTCGTAAGAAATCTGAACCCGAAGGTCTGAATGGTTGGAAGAGAACTACTGAAGAGAACCCAGGCAACTCCTACTACGGCTGCCAGGACAATGAGAACAAAGAGATAGGTGAGTCCACGGAAGAGGAAATCGCCAGGTCGTCGCGTCTGCAGTTGGAGCCGCCTTATCCAGGCGCGTCCGCGGCCATTAGCGACCGTGATGACCGTCGAGAACAAAAATTGCATCTGTCCCTACCTTAATTGCTACAACTTGGCACAGCAGGCATCGTGCTGACCTAGCCTCAGCGCGCGGAACGGCGCTCTGTTTACTGGCAGGGCAGTCCTCCTGTCCCTGGCCGAGTTGTTCGCCGCTGAACAGGAGGACTGCCTCAACTCTGGAGGATGAAGGGGCACTTTATCCACCAGGCGTCAGTGAAGGCTACGGCGCCTTTAGCCCTTGTAGCAGGCACTGCCACCACACTGCATCGCTTTGATTTTCGCCTCACCTTTCTGAACGATGTTATCAGGCAGCGGCACATAATTCAGAGGGGTGGAATACTGTTGCCCATCATGGATCACCCACCACATCGTATTTGCAGTCGCTTGCCCCTTGTCTGCATCCGTCTGGTTCGTATAGACCAGTGCCCAGGTAAAGCCAGTGATGGGATAAGCTCCCTGGCCTGGCGAGTTGACGAAGAAGAAGCGCAGATCGTCGGGGATGGTCGTAATTGAGGCCGCAGCGGCTTTCGCGCTGTCCAGCGACGGCAGCACAGAAGCTCCATCATGATCCTGGATCGAGGCATACTGGATCTGGTTGGTCAGCACATAGGCCAGCTCGTTGTAACCAATGGCGCCAGCCGTACTCTTGACCGCATTAGCTACGCCATCATTCCCTTTGGCTCCCACGCCTGTCGGCCAGTTGACTGTCGTGGCTGCGCCGACCTTCGACGACCAATCAGGGCTTACTGCTGCGAGGTAATGAGTGAAGATGCCTGTTGTGCCGCTGCCATCCGACCGGTGGACAATTGTGATCGCTTGGTGGGGCAAGGTCGCCCCAGAGTTGGTTGCCGCAATGGCTGGATCATCCCAGAACTTGATAGCACCCAGAAAGATCTTCGCCAGCGTGTCGCCGTTCAGTTGCAGGTGTTGCGGGTTTGTCAGTTGGCTGAGGTTATAGGAGATAGCAACCGCGCCAATTGTGACTGGTATGTGTAACACGTCCCCATTCTTGCTCTGAGCCAGTTGATCATCGGTCATAGGAGAATCCGTTGCGCCAAAATCCACGGTCTGATTCAGCAATTGCGTGATACCAGCGCCGCTGCCCACCGATTGATAGTTCACCTCAACCTGGCAGCCAACTTTGGCATACTCGGCAAACATTTTTGAGAACAGGGGATTGACGAAGGTAGACCCGGCGCCAGTCAGCGAAGTGGTATTGGGGCAGGACGGCCCAGTGTTTGTCGTAGCTGGGCCTTCGCCACAGGCAGTCAGGAGCAATGTAAGACCGAGAAATGCGACAGAAGCAAGATAGCTCCGCAGTCGCAGATGAGGCCGCGACGATGCTGTCAAAAGCATACGATTTGGTTTCCTCCTCATTGGATGTACCGTTACGCTCTCGTGAAGACCTGCCAAAACAGAACAGGTATGTTGAACATGATCCTCTCGTGCTCTCTGCTAGAGAGTGTAAGAGTTCAATGTTAAGTCCCTTTGAATCTATTGTTAAATCCAAATTAAGGAGCCACCGAGAGGAGCAGGGGTCACACAGAGGACTTCGGTGTAGTAATTACCTGGCAATCCGGTAGCGAACGAGCGAGTTTGCATGGGTATCCGAAATGACTGGCAGCCCGCGTCTCTGCCCGACAGACACGTAGTGGGAAAGTCAACTCAATCACTGGGACCGTTCGAAGCGTGCTTCCGAGCACAGGAATATCCCGTTTGATTGTTCGCGGCACTCAGGGCAGAGCACGACTGGAGACATAGCCGAGCATCGTGAGCTGCGTGAGGGGGATTTGCTGTGAGCAAAGATGAATAGTGACTTTACAGTAATCTCCGCCCTCGTTGACCAAACTCCACCGCCAGGACTTACTGGCCTAACAGCCTATCCGAATAACCTGCTATGTTAGGGGGTATGGACGAAGAAGAAACCCAGTGAAGGATTCCAGCCAGTCATATTGGTTAGTACTTACAGCGGTGTTCAGAAAGATTGAACCATGATATACCGTTCGCTAACTAGGAGCAGCACGGGCTGGGTAGCCACAGTGCCGAAACCAGCCCTGGGCATCCTGCGTGGTGATCGTGTCCAGGCCCGCTCTCAGAAAAACCGTCATAGGGTATCTTCCGGCTTCTTCCTACTGCCCTCCCACGGTGCGTTGAATGGTACATCTTCCAATCGGAAGCGCGAACGAACCACCACCGCCCGCGCGCGCAACTGAGCGATCAGTTCCTCTGGCGCGAGCCACGTCGCCGGGTGGATAATCCCAATGTCTGGTAGCTCACCGCGTACCAGCCGCGCAGCCGCCAGTGAGCAAAGCAGGCTCGGATTGCGCACGTTGCCATAGGGGCGGTAGATATGCGTTTCGAAGGTTCCTCGGCCCTGGAGTCCTTCCCCAAACGCCTGATGCAACAACCCACCTTCTGTATATGCGCCTCCGAGCAGACCAGTGAGCTTGCCGAACAAGCCAGCGAAGCGCCAGACTGGGAGTCCCGTGCGTGCCATCGCAGTCGTCACCCGCATGCCTAGTGCTGGCAGGCGGTTGGGCAGACCCACGCGATAGGCCACATCGCGCACGGCCTGGGAGGAGGGATCTACATAGTCGAGAGTATCAGCCAGGTAGACCGTGCGGATGCCCAGCGAGGGGAAAAAGACACGTTCTGGTAGGCTCCCTACTTGACCACTTGGAAGTATGCGCCGTGCAGAGAGGAGATAATCGGCGACGACGCCGCGGCCCCACTCGAAGTTGTGGACACAAAGAGATGAGTGTACCCATTCAATAGAGCGCATGTGCATGTAGGCGTAGCGAGTGAGGAGTCCGGTCAGTCCACCTGCCGTGGAAGCTCCGATGAGGCAGGCGATCCCTGCCTCACGAGCTGGTCTGTCGTAACGCTCGCGCAGCGCGCTATAGAGGTCGGAGCGTGGACACATATCTACGTAGGGGACGCGGCAGGCGATCGCGGCTCGCAACGGGGCATCTCCAATGTGCGCATAGGGACCAGCTGTATGAACCAAGACCTTCGCCTCGCTCTGCTCAAGGGTCTTGCGCATTGCCTGCTCACCAGATGCATCCACCTGGATCGAGCTGACTCGGCCTTCGGCGCCTGGCAGCCATTGGTGTGTCCGGATACCATGACGCGTAGCAATCACTACTGAGAGTGATGTTCGCGTCAGCAGGTCAGCCACCACCAACCGCCCAAAGATCCCTGTCCCTCCGAGAACCAACACCGTGTCATTTGGCATGTGGTTCCCTCCTCACGGTCCCCCCTGGGCTTGAGGAAACTCGTACTCTTGCAGGAGGGAGGTCGTCTCTGCTGCCCGCTTGAGCGCCACCAATCGCTGCCAGGTATCGGCAGCAAAGACCCGCAAAAGGATCGGGTCGAGGATGAAGCGCAACCAGCTCGGCCAGGCAGTCAGATGGTAGCAGAAAGTCACATACGTGACACCCGGAGCGATTTGTTTAAAACGCCACGAGCCAGCGAAAGTGGCAAGAGCGCGTGGTCCCGCCGTCATACGGACAGCCGCCATCTCAGGTGGGCGGTACGAGACATACTCGGTCTCCATGGCGAGTCCGTTGCGTGCCACGCACCAGGCACGTACTCCCACGCCTGGCTCCACCGCGCCTCCCACCAATCGTGCTTCTTGCAGAAAGGGATCCCATTCTAGCCGCCGCGTATAGTCCTGCGTCAGGCGGAACAGGGCCATTGGCTCTTTACAAATGGTGATCGAACGCCCAAATGTCGGCATGGGGGACAGACTCCTGTGAGCAGCACAGGTCCACGCTCGCCTGTGTGGTCAAGCGTCAGGCCGCGATGCCTGTTCTTCTACTCAAGATGGATTTCCTGGGCCTTCATTTCTTTACTATACCATTATTAGGCACTCTCTGCTCCGCATCCTCAAACACGTTCTTAGCCGTGAATTGGCGTACAACTGCCCTCTTGTCAGCCGGGGTATACTTTCTGATGAGATAGAGTGTCGTCTAGCTGACCAGGGAAAAATATGTCTGAGTATCAGGGCCAGCAGCTTGGCTATTATCGCGTCATACGTTTCCTGGGTGAAGGGGGCTACGCACAGGTCTTTCTGGGCGAGCACGTCTTTCTGAAGACCCAGGCGGCTATCAAAGTGCTGACAACACGTCTGGCACAGGAAGAAATGGAGAACTTTCTCCGGGAGGCCCAGACGATTGCGCGCTTGCGGCATCCTAATATTGTGCGAGTGCTGGATTTTGGCGTGCAGGACGGCACGCCTTTTCTCGTGATGGACTATGCGCCTCATGGTACCTTGCGCCAGCGCCATCCTAGGGGTGTACAGCTTCCCCTGGAAGTAGTTCTTCCCTATGTACAGCAGATAGCCGAAGCACTTCAGTATGCCCACGAGGAGAAACTAATTCACCGAGACATCAAGCCGGAGAATATGTTGATAGGGCTACGTGACGAGATTCTGCTTAGTGATTTTGGCATTGCCACCGTGGCGCAAAGCTCGCGCTACGAGGGCCAACAGGATATAGCGGGTACAATCGCCTACATGGCCCCGGAGCAGGTTCAAGGGCAACCACGTCCGGCCAGTGACCTCTATTCGCTGGGTGTGGTTGTCTATGAGTGGCTGAGTGGTGACCGCCCCTTCCAGGGCACGTTTACTGAGGTGGTAGTCCAGCATGCGGTGAAACCACCACCACCGATGCGCGCGAAGGTTCCCATGCTCTCTCCGAAGGTCGAACAGGTCATCATGACCGCGCTGGAAAAAGACCCTAATGACCGCTTTACAAACGCGCGCACCTTTGCCCGCGCCCTGGAGGAGGCCAGCCTGGTATCAGAACTTCCGCTTCCTCGCTTCTCTAACCTCCCATCTTTAGAAGCAATGTCGTTCCCACAATCATCCAACAGTTTGGAGATTCTGCGCCCATCTGCCCCGTTTG
The DNA window shown above is from Ktedonobacterales bacterium and carries:
- a CDS encoding SRPBCC family protein; the encoded protein is MPTFGRSITICKEPMALFRLTQDYTRRLEWDPFLQEARLVGGAVEPGVGVRAWCVARNGLAMETEYVSYRPPEMAAVRMTAGPRALATFAGSWRFKQIAPGVTYVTFCYHLTAWPSWLRFILDPILLRVFAADTWQRLVALKRAAETTSLLQEYEFPQAQGGP
- the pstS gene encoding phosphate ABC transporter substrate-binding protein PstS, with protein sequence MLLTASSRPHLRLRSYLASVAFLGLTLLLTACGEGPATTNTGPSCPNTTSLTGAGSTFVNPLFSKMFAEYAKVGCQVEVNYQSVGSGAGITQLLNQTVDFGATDSPMTDDQLAQSKNGDVLHIPVTIGAVAISYNLSQLTNPQHLQLNGDTLAKIFLGAIKFWDDPAIAATNSGATLPHQAITIVHRSDGSGTTGIFTHYLAAVSPDWSSKVGAATTVNWPTGVGAKGNDGVANAVKSTAGAIGYNELAYVLTNQIQYASIQDHDGASVLPSLDSAKAAAASITTIPDDLRFFFVNSPGQGAYPITGFTWALVYTNQTDADKGQATANTMWWVIHDGQQYSTPLNYVPLPDNIVQKGEAKIKAMQCGGSACYKG
- the pstC gene encoding phosphate ABC transporter permease subunit PstC, with product MQFLFSTVITVANGRGRAWIRRLQLQTRRPGDFLFRGLTYLFVLIVLAAVVGVAWVLFSSSLPTIQTFGFRFLTNEAFDPVHNTFGVRPALFGTIETSLFALIFAVPLGVGTAIFLVDFCPRPLRAPLGFIVDLLAAIPSIVLGLWGAVVMVPWLQLTGQPWLKKYLGFLPIFQGDIHGYSILAAGLLLIVMILPIITAISREVMLVAPKSQREGLLALGATRWEVLRYAVLPFSRAGIAGGAILALGRALGETIAVTLVIGNQASNPSLHLFDTGYTLSSVIANQFGEATPGIFQSAVLEAGLLLLLITLIVNILARLLISRLGRERVGGLVV
- a CDS encoding saccharopine dehydrogenase NADP-binding domain-containing protein, giving the protein MPNDTVLVLGGTGIFGRLVVADLLTRTSLSVVIATRHGIRTHQWLPGAEGRVSSIQVDASGEQAMRKTLEQSEAKVLVHTAGPYAHIGDAPLRAAIACRVPYVDMCPRSDLYSALRERYDRPAREAGIACLIGASTAGGLTGLLTRYAYMHMRSIEWVHSSLCVHNFEWGRGVVADYLLSARRILPSGQVGSLPERVFFPSLGIRTVYLADTLDYVDPSSQAVRDVAYRVGLPNRLPALGMRVTTAMARTGLPVWRFAGLFGKLTGLLGGAYTEGGLLHQAFGEGLQGRGTFETHIYRPYGNVRNPSLLCSLAAARLVRGELPDIGIIHPATWLAPEELIAQLRARAVVVRSRFRLEDVPFNAPWEGSRKKPEDTL